From Oryza sativa Japonica Group chromosome 4, ASM3414082v1, one genomic window encodes:
- the LOC4336213 gene encoding uncharacterized protein isoform X1, with product MSSSSSSPRAPGDRKRCRRASGPVPRWASLPEDLVDLVASRLLAGGDLLDYVRFRAVCTSWRSGTASPRGRGVADRRFHPRRWMMLPEGHGLYPGHPSLRGYARFLNLDTGTLVRARIPLLRDGYVAIDSVDGLLLLLLDPDPNQEGAVRLLHPFTGDTAELPPLGTVLPHLGSRLLDCPAPYRIRSLARVVCASVSCSATGAGAGAITVLLALSVVSRVAFATSLDRQWSLSTYECVILSSPIASHGKIYLMHTDRSCGEKMHQILRIDHPPAAAQDGSGSGAGRALQEPKLVATIPARKLDHFQGLVECGSEILVLGYKNWSTSRISVFKLADLVLQRFMPIKSIGGHTLFIGERNISVSSKILPTVKGDNLVYLNSGLVKYHLSSGSLSLAIDNCSLYGRAPGPSSLVHYIYSCCIRNRWSRGLICRKDAPEWLVQD from the exons atgtcgtcgtcgtcgtcgtcacctcgGGCGCCGGGGGACAGGAAGCGCTGCCGACGCGCCTCGGGCCCTGTGCCTCGCTGGGCGTCGCTGCCCGAAGATCTGGTGGACCTGGTGGCGTCGCGCTTgcttgccggcggcgacctgcTGGACTACGTCCGCTTCCGAGCCGTCTGCACCAGCTGGCGGTCGGGCACCGCCTccccgcgcggccgcggcgtcgccgaCCGGCGCTTCCACCCGCGCCGCTGGATGATGCTCCCGGAGGGCCACGGCCTCTACCCGGGCCACCCGAGCCTGCGTGGGTACGCCCGATTCCTCAACCTCGACACGGGGACCCTGGTCCGCGCCCGGATCCCGCTCCTCCGCGATGGCTACGTCGCCATCGACTCCGTCGAcggcctcctcctgctgctgctggaccCCGACCCGAACCAGGAGGGCGCCGTTCGCCTCCTCCACCCTTTCACCGGCGACACCGCCGAGCTCCCGCCGCTCGGGACGGTCCTCCCGCATCTCGGCTCACGGCTGCTGGATTGCCCCGCGCCGTACAGGATCAGGAGCCTCGCGAGGGTCGTCTGCGCTTCTGTCTCCTGCAGCGccactggagctggagctggagccatCACCGTCTTGCTTGCACTCTCCGTGGTGTCTCGTGTAGCCTTCGCTACTTCCCTGGACCGGCAATGGAGCCTGTCGACCTACGAATGCGTGATACTCTCTTCACCGATCGCATCCCATGGCAAGATATACCTGATGCACACAGACAGATCATGTGGCGAGAAGATGCACCAGATTCTCCGGATTGATCACCCACCTGCAGCAGCGCAGGATGGGTCGGGCTCGGGCGCAGGTCGTGCTCTACAAGAGCCAAAGCTGGTTGCCACAATCCCTGCACGCAAGCTCGACCATTTTCAAGGTCTGGTAGAATGTGGTTCAGAGATCCTGGTGCTTGGTTACAAGAACTGGTCTACGTCGCGGATTTCAGTTTTCAAACTTGCGGACCTTGTGCTGCAAAGGTTTATGCCAATAAAAAGCATCGGGGGCCATACCCTGTTCATTGGAGAAAGGAACATAAGTGTCTCTTCTAAGATACTGCCTACAGTCAAGGGTGACAATCTTGTCTACCTTAATTCAGGACTTGTGAAATACCACCTCAGTAGTGGCAGCTTGTCACTGGCAATTGATAATTGCAGCCTGTATGGCCGTGCACCGGGACCTAGTAGCCTCGTCCACTATATCTACAGCTGCTGCATTCGTAATCGGTG GAGCAGAGGACTAATATGCAGAAAGGATGCACCAGAGTGGTTAGTGCAAGATTGA
- the LOC4336213 gene encoding uncharacterized protein isoform X2, with protein MSSSSSSPRAPGDRKRCRRASGPVPRWASLPEDLVDLVASRLLAGGDLLDYVRFRAVCTSWRSGTASPRGRGVADRRFHPRRWMMLPEGHGLYPGHPSLRGYARFLNLDTGTLVRARIPLLRDGYVAIDSVDGLLLLLLDPDPNQEGAVRLLHPFTGDTAELPPLGTVLPHLGSRLLDCPAPYRIRSLARVVCASVSCSATGAGAGAITVLLALSVVSRVAFATSLDRQWSLSTYECVILSSPIASHGKIYLMHTDRSCGEKMHQILRIDHPPAAAQDGSGSGAGRALQEPKLVATIPARKLDHFQGLVECGSEILVLGYKNWSTSRISVFKLADLVLQRFMPIKSIGGHTLFIGERNISVSSKILPTVKGDNLVYLNSGLVKYHLSSGSLSLAIDNCSLYGRAPGPSSLVHYIYSCCIRNR; from the exons atgtcgtcgtcgtcgtcgtcacctcgGGCGCCGGGGGACAGGAAGCGCTGCCGACGCGCCTCGGGCCCTGTGCCTCGCTGGGCGTCGCTGCCCGAAGATCTGGTGGACCTGGTGGCGTCGCGCTTgcttgccggcggcgacctgcTGGACTACGTCCGCTTCCGAGCCGTCTGCACCAGCTGGCGGTCGGGCACCGCCTccccgcgcggccgcggcgtcgccgaCCGGCGCTTCCACCCGCGCCGCTGGATGATGCTCCCGGAGGGCCACGGCCTCTACCCGGGCCACCCGAGCCTGCGTGGGTACGCCCGATTCCTCAACCTCGACACGGGGACCCTGGTCCGCGCCCGGATCCCGCTCCTCCGCGATGGCTACGTCGCCATCGACTCCGTCGAcggcctcctcctgctgctgctggaccCCGACCCGAACCAGGAGGGCGCCGTTCGCCTCCTCCACCCTTTCACCGGCGACACCGCCGAGCTCCCGCCGCTCGGGACGGTCCTCCCGCATCTCGGCTCACGGCTGCTGGATTGCCCCGCGCCGTACAGGATCAGGAGCCTCGCGAGGGTCGTCTGCGCTTCTGTCTCCTGCAGCGccactggagctggagctggagccatCACCGTCTTGCTTGCACTCTCCGTGGTGTCTCGTGTAGCCTTCGCTACTTCCCTGGACCGGCAATGGAGCCTGTCGACCTACGAATGCGTGATACTCTCTTCACCGATCGCATCCCATGGCAAGATATACCTGATGCACACAGACAGATCATGTGGCGAGAAGATGCACCAGATTCTCCGGATTGATCACCCACCTGCAGCAGCGCAGGATGGGTCGGGCTCGGGCGCAGGTCGTGCTCTACAAGAGCCAAAGCTGGTTGCCACAATCCCTGCACGCAAGCTCGACCATTTTCAAGGTCTGGTAGAATGTGGTTCAGAGATCCTGGTGCTTGGTTACAAGAACTGGTCTACGTCGCGGATTTCAGTTTTCAAACTTGCGGACCTTGTGCTGCAAAGGTTTATGCCAATAAAAAGCATCGGGGGCCATACCCTGTTCATTGGAGAAAGGAACATAAGTGTCTCTTCTAAGATACTGCCTACAGTCAAGGGTGACAATCTTGTCTACCTTAATTCAGGACTTGTGAAATACCACCTCAGTAGTGGCAGCTTGTCACTGGCAATTGATAATTGCAGCCTGTATGGCCGTGCACCGGGACCTAGTAGCCTCGTCCACTATATCTACAGCTGCTGCATTCGTAATCGGTG A
- the LOC4336214 gene encoding trihelix transcription factor GT-4 has translation MQAMAGNSGRAGPNVHRIFPESPRFSPSPLPHCCHHRSGHLPHRRLPLRARCHSPSPAPPAAAMLLSGPSPQQPTPPLLLPESSGEDGGHDSSSRAAASGGGGGPKKRAETWVQDETLCLIALRREMDSHFNTSKSNKHLWEAISARMREQGFDRSPTMCTDKWRNLLKEFKKARSHARGGGGGGVGGGGAGTGGGNCPAKMACYKEIDDLLKRRGKPTGGGGAAVGSGAVKSPTVTSKIDSYLQFDKGFEDASIPFGPVEASGRSLLSVEDRLEPDSHPLALTADAVATNGVNPWNWRDTSTNGGDNQVTFGGRVILVKWGDYTKRIGIDGTADAIKEAIKSAFGLRTRRAFWLEDEDEVVRSLDRDMPVGTYTLHLDTGMTIKLYMFENDEVRTEDKTFYTEEDFRDFLSRRGWTLLREYSGYRIADTLDDLRPGVIYEGMRSLGD, from the exons ATGCAGGCCATGGCCGGGAactcgggccgggccgggccgaaCGTCCACCGCATCTTCCCCGAGTCCCCCCGGTTCTCCCCGTCTCCGCTCCCCCACTGCTGCCACCACCGCTCCGGTCACCTCCCCCATCGCCGGCTTCCCCTTCGCGCACGGTGCCACTCCCCGAGCCCCGCCCCGCCCGCCGCGGCCATGCTCCTCTCCGGGCCGTCGCCGCAGCAGCCCAccccgccgctgctcctcccgGAGAgcagcggcgaggacggcggccacgactcctcctcccgcgcggcggcgtcgggcggcggcggcggccccaaGAAGCGCGCGGAGACGTGGGTCCAGGACGAGACCCTCTGCCTCATCGCGCTGCGCCGGGAGATGGACTCCCACTTCAACACCTCCAAGTCCAACAAGCACCTCTGGGAGGCCATCTCGGCCAGGATGCGGGAGCAAGGGTTCGACCGCTCCCCGACCATGTGCACCGACAAGTGGAGGAACCTCCTCAAGGAGTTCAAGAAGGCGCGCAGCCACGCGCGGGGcgggggcggtggtggcgtgggcggcggcggtgcgggcacCGGCGGCGGGAATTGCCCCGCCAAGATGGCGTGCTACAAGGAGATCGACGACCTGCTCAAGCGCCGCGGGAAGCcgacgggcggtggcggcgccgccgtggggaGTGGCGCCGTCAAGAGCCCCACGGTCACCTCCAAGATCGACTCCTACCTGCAGTTCGACAAGG GTTTTGAAGATGCTAGCATTCCGTTCGGCCCTGTTGAAG CAAGTGGTAGATCATTGCTAAGTGTCGAAGATCGACTAGAACCTGATAGTCATCCACTTGCATTAACAGCTGATGCAGTTGCAACCAATGGTGTAAATCCATGGAACTGGAGAGACACCTCTACCAATG GTGGAGATAATCAGGTTACTTTTGGTGGGAGAGTCATTTTAGTCAAGTGGGGTGATTACACTAAAAGAATAGGCATTGATGGTACTGCAGACGCAATTAAAGAAGCCATCAAATCGGCATTTGGTCTAAGAACAAGACGGGCCTTTTGGCTTGAAGATGAGGATGAGGTTGTCCGTTCCTTAGACAGGGATATGCCGGTTGGAACATACACCCTTCATCTCGATACCG GAATGACCATCAAACTATATATGTTCGAAAATGATGAGGTCCGGACAGAAGACAAGACATTCTACACTGAAGAGGACTTCCGAGACTTTCTCTCGCGGCGTGGTTGGACACTCCTCAGGGAGTATTCAGGCTACAGAATCGCCGATACTCTGGATGACCTTCGTCCTGGTGTGATTTATGAAGGGATGCGATCACTTGGTGATTGA